One genomic segment of Scleropages formosus unplaced genomic scaffold, fSclFor1.1, whole genome shotgun sequence includes these proteins:
- the LOC114909804 gene encoding inhibin beta A chain-like, with the protein MSTSALLPGMLLLICGILAGRCSPTPTGSAAGQGAAEGPAATDCPSCALARLTKEAAPAGQTDMVEAVKRHILSMLHLNARPNITQPVPRAALLNAIRKLHVGRVGEDGSVEIEDEGQSRAEMDELAEQTSEIITFAEPGDSPDVVTFQISKEGSELSLVEQANVWLFLKLAKTNRSRAKVTIRLLQRRQGPDGQFQELPVSEKAVDTRRSGWHTLPVSGPVQTLLERGDGVLSLKVSCAQCAEAGATIVLAQASEREREQSHRPFLMVVVRQAGDQPRRRSKRGLECDGKIRICCKKQFQVNFKEIGWNDWIIAPSGYHANYCEGDCPSHVASITGSSLSFHSTVINHYRMRGYSSFNNIKSCCVPTKLRAMSMLYYNEEQKIVKKDIQNMIVEECGCS; encoded by the exons ATGTCCACCTCAGCGCTGCTGCCTGGAATGTTGTTGCTCATCTGTGGGATTTTGGCGGGCCGCTGCTCACCCACACCGACGGGTTCCGCGGCGGGCCAGGGGGCGGCCGAGGGGCCGGCGGCTACGGACTGCCCGTCCTGCGCCCTGGCGAGACTGACCAAGGAGGCGGCCCCTGCCGGCCAGACGGACATGGTGGAGGCGGTGAAGAGGCACATCCTCAGCATGCTGCACCTGAACGCACGGCCCAACATCACGCAGCCCGTGCCGCGCGCCGCCCTCCTCAACGCCATCAGGAAGCTACACGTGGGCCGCGTGGGCGAGGACGGCAGCGTGGAGATCGAGGACGAGGGCCAGAGCCGAGCTGAGATGGACGAGCTGGCCGAGCAGACCTCCGAAATCATCACCTTCGCGGAGCCAG GAGATTCTCCAGATGTTGTGACTTTCCAGATCTCGAAGGAAGGCAGTGAGCTGTCCCTGGTGGAACAGGCCAACGTATGGCTTTTTCTCAAGTTGGCCAAGACCAACCGCAGCCGCGCCAAGGTAACCATCCGGCTACTGCAGCGGCGCCAAGGCCCGGACGGCCAGTTCCAGGAGCTGCCCGTGTCGGAGAAGGCGGTGGACACACGGCGCAGCGGTTGGCACACGCTCCCTGTGTCAGGCCCCGTGCAGACCCTTCTGGAACGGGGTGACGGAGTGTTGAGCCTCAAGGTGTCCTGTGCGCAGTGTGCCGAGGCAGGCGCCACAATCGTGCTGGCGCAGGCCTCTGAACGTGAGCGCGAGCAGTCGCACCGGCCCTTCCTCAtggtggtggtgcggcaggccGGAGACCAGCCGCGGCGGCGCAGCAAGCGGGGTTTGGAGTGCGACGGAAAGATCCGCATCTGCTGCAAAAAGCAGTTCCAGGTCAACTTCAAGGAGATCGGCTGGAACGACTGGATCATCGCCCCGTCCGGCTACCACGCCAACTACTGCGAGGGCGACTGCCCCAGCCACGTGGCCAGCATCACTGGCTCCTCCCTGTCCTTCCATTCCACGGTGATCAACCACTACCGCATGCGTGGCTACAGCTCCTTCAACAACATCAAATCCTGCTGCGTGCCCACGAAGCTGAGGGCCATGTCTATGCTGTACTACAACGAAGAGCAGAAGATCGTGAAGAAAGACATCCAGAACATGATAGTGGAGGAGTGCGGCTGCTcgtag